In the Corynebacterium suedekumii genome, one interval contains:
- the istA gene encoding IS21 family transposase: MQVDWAGTKMAVFDPITGRKTKVSVFVASLPYSGMVFARGYLDEKSPNWLDAHQQAFEFFGGIPQVVIPDNASTASNQIARGDRARDVNRAYRDFLEHHRTAAVPTRPVKPQDKGNVEAGVKVVTNWVIGRLAGQRFASLDDLNTAVADQVTAINTRTPFRGQQISRKDLFDEYERPELLGLPESRWQPVTWRKSKVNRDYHIEIATVKYSVPHTFAGRHVDVKITGDRLTVMCDGDIIATHTVSPRQHVYVTDPDHVPDQHQQSSDLWSRAYFLRQAHKVGPHTVAAITSVLDARPIEAQGYRTCLNILALGKGDNKALLEQACRQLVDADSPRAVSYTAVKQRLAALRAQVHARPTTTDAPPPAPRIDPAPGSRDTRGAHLAGPEHFSLDALLGKTDPAHDEGGQA; encoded by the coding sequence ATGCAGGTCGACTGGGCGGGCACGAAGATGGCCGTCTTTGACCCCATCACCGGGCGCAAGACCAAGGTGTCGGTGTTCGTGGCCTCGTTGCCGTACTCCGGGATGGTCTTCGCCCGCGGTTATCTCGATGAGAAGTCCCCGAACTGGTTGGACGCCCACCAGCAGGCCTTCGAGTTCTTCGGCGGTATCCCGCAGGTCGTCATCCCGGACAACGCCTCCACCGCATCCAACCAGATCGCTCGTGGGGACCGGGCCCGGGACGTCAACCGCGCCTACCGGGATTTCCTCGAGCACCACCGCACCGCTGCGGTACCGACCCGTCCCGTAAAACCACAGGACAAAGGCAATGTCGAAGCCGGGGTCAAGGTCGTGACCAACTGGGTGATCGGCCGGCTCGCGGGCCAGCGATTCGCCAGCCTGGATGACCTCAATACTGCTGTGGCCGACCAGGTCACCGCGATCAACACCAGAACACCGTTCCGCGGACAGCAGATCAGCCGCAAGGATCTGTTCGATGAGTATGAGCGGCCGGAACTGCTTGGGCTGCCGGAGTCCCGCTGGCAGCCGGTGACCTGGCGGAAATCCAAGGTCAACCGTGATTACCACATCGAAATCGCCACGGTGAAGTACTCGGTGCCCCACACCTTCGCCGGACGCCACGTTGATGTGAAGATCACCGGCGACCGCCTGACGGTCATGTGCGACGGGGACATCATCGCCACCCATACCGTCTCCCCGCGCCAGCATGTCTACGTCACCGACCCCGATCATGTCCCCGATCAGCATCAGCAGTCCTCGGACCTGTGGTCCAGGGCGTATTTCCTGCGTCAGGCCCACAAGGTCGGTCCCCACACCGTCGCCGCGATCACCAGCGTGCTCGATGCCCGCCCGATCGAAGCCCAGGGGTATCGCACCTGCCTGAACATCCTCGCCCTGGGCAAGGGCGACAACAAGGCACTGCTGGAACAGGCCTGCCGGCAACTGGTTGACGCTGATTCCCCGCGGGCGGTCAGCTACACCGCGGTCAAGCAACGCCTGGCGGCCTTGCGGGCCCAGGTCCACGCCCGGCCCACCACCACAGATGCTCCGCCGCCGGCCCCACGCATCGACCCGGCCCCGGGCTCACGGGACACCCGCGGTGCGCACCTGGCCGGCCCTGAGCACTTCAGCCTCGACGCTCTACTGGGAAAGACGGATCCTGCCCACGATGAAGGAGGTCAGGCGTGA
- a CDS encoding ATP-binding protein, with product MDRHLTDADMTLFTQLRMTAFGKTVIDLANDPACDEWTFSQKIFHALDKEITAREQRRTQKLLKASRSPNPDACVEEIRYLPDRNRGS from the coding sequence ATGGATCGACACCTCACCGACGCCGACATGACGTTGTTCACCCAGCTGCGGATGACCGCCTTCGGGAAAACCGTCATCGACCTGGCCAACGACCCCGCCTGCGATGAGTGGACGTTCTCGCAGAAGATCTTCCACGCCCTGGATAAGGAGATCACGGCCAGGGAGCAACGTCGGACCCAGAAACTACTCAAGGCATCCAGATCGCCAAACCCTGATGCCTGCGTAGAAGAAATCCGCTACCTTCCCGACCGCAACCGTGGGTCGTGA
- a CDS encoding ATP-binding protein, whose protein sequence is MGRELIARLSSCQWIDQTHNLVILGKSSVGKTYLALALLNAACRKFYTARFFRLDDLANQLAVMDPASQKRLDFLTDLHNCDLLVIDDFLTTPINQHTAAELLNILAARDGRGSTLVTSQFEPQDWYKSLHDAVIAESILNRIVAGAEILPLDGPNMRRHLADAQ, encoded by the coding sequence GTGGGTCGTGAGCTAATCGCACGGCTGTCCAGCTGTCAATGGATCGATCAGACCCACAACCTGGTCATCCTGGGAAAATCCAGTGTCGGCAAGACCTACCTCGCGTTGGCGCTGCTCAACGCCGCCTGCCGGAAGTTCTACACCGCCCGGTTCTTCAGACTCGATGATCTGGCCAACCAGCTCGCGGTCATGGACCCCGCGTCGCAGAAACGGCTGGACTTCCTCACCGACCTGCACAACTGCGACCTGCTGGTCATCGATGACTTCCTGACCACGCCCATCAACCAGCACACCGCCGCGGAGCTGCTCAACATCCTCGCGGCCCGGGACGGCCGTGGCTCGACCCTGGTCACCTCCCAGTTCGAGCCGCAGGACTGGTACAAATCCCTGCATGACGCGGTGATCGCCGAATCGATCCTCAACCGGATTGTGGCAGGCGCCGAGATCCTCCCACTCGACGGGCCGAACATGCGCCGACACCTCGCCGACGCGCAATAG
- a CDS encoding IS481 family transposase, translating to MSHANAALTPRHRLIVGRLVVDEGWPISEVAARFQVSWPTVKRWADRYRASESMQDRSSRPHHSPNKTNAKTTKRCVQLRLRLREGPVQLACRLGIAPSTVHRILTDAHLNRLSHVDRATGEPVRRYEHDHPGAMLHVDVKKLGNIPDGGGWRYVGRRQGEKNRAATPGKPRNKHYDPLMGKAYVHTVIDDHSRVAYAEIHDDETAITATAVLVRAVEWFNARGVTVERVLSDNGGAYRSHLSRDTCAELGIRHKRTRPYRPQTNGKIERFHRTLTDGWAYARCYTSEAERRGELDGWLHYYNHYRPRTACGNQPPFSRLINVPGQYT from the coding sequence ATGTCGCATGCCAACGCCGCGCTCACCCCACGCCACCGCCTGATCGTTGGTCGTCTCGTCGTGGACGAGGGCTGGCCGATCAGCGAGGTCGCCGCTCGATTCCAGGTCTCGTGGCCGACCGTGAAGCGCTGGGCTGACCGCTACCGGGCCAGCGAGTCGATGCAGGACCGCTCCTCCCGTCCGCACCACTCGCCCAACAAGACCAACGCGAAGACGACCAAGCGCTGTGTCCAGCTCCGTCTCCGCCTCCGCGAAGGACCAGTGCAACTCGCGTGTCGACTCGGAATCGCACCGTCGACGGTCCATCGGATCCTGACCGACGCGCACCTGAACCGGCTCTCGCACGTCGACCGCGCCACGGGCGAACCCGTCCGACGCTACGAGCACGACCATCCCGGCGCGATGCTCCACGTTGACGTGAAGAAGCTCGGCAACATCCCCGACGGCGGCGGCTGGCGCTATGTCGGCCGCCGACAAGGAGAGAAGAACCGGGCGGCCACACCCGGCAAGCCCAGGAACAAGCATTACGACCCGTTGATGGGCAAGGCCTACGTCCACACCGTCATCGACGACCACTCCCGCGTCGCCTACGCCGAGATCCACGACGACGAAACCGCGATCACCGCCACCGCGGTCCTGGTGAGGGCCGTCGAGTGGTTCAACGCCCGCGGCGTCACCGTCGAACGCGTCCTGTCCGACAACGGCGGCGCCTACCGATCACACCTGTCGCGCGACACCTGCGCCGAGCTCGGCATCCGGCACAAGCGCACCCGCCCGTATCGTCCGCAGACCAATGGCAAGATCGAGAGATTCCACCGCACCCTGACTGACGGCTGGGCCTACGCCCGCTGCTACACCTCCGAAGCCGAACGCCGAGGCGAACTGGACGGGTGGCTGCACTACTACAACCATTACCGGCCACGCACGGCCTGCGGGAACCAGCCGCCGTTCTCACGATTGATCAACGTCCCCGGTCAGTACACCTAG
- a CDS encoding TipAS antibiotic-recognition domain-containing protein — MDMMLEGFNDRYEAEVTEQWGRDVFEQSNRWWHAKNLTQQRQFQADAEQLLAGWGELHQSGVSPSSDQAQQHAATHASWFAQIPGTPQNAGDFNKTRAMLTGMANLYATNPDFHPAFGGAAAADFAAHALRHYAQNL, encoded by the coding sequence ATGGACATGATGCTCGAAGGCTTCAATGACCGGTACGAGGCCGAGGTCACCGAGCAGTGGGGCCGCGACGTGTTCGAGCAATCCAATCGGTGGTGGCACGCCAAGAACCTTACCCAGCAACGCCAATTCCAAGCCGATGCTGAACAACTGCTGGCCGGCTGGGGCGAGCTCCACCAATCCGGTGTCTCCCCGTCCAGCGACCAGGCCCAACAACACGCAGCCACCCATGCCTCGTGGTTCGCCCAGATCCCGGGCACACCACAGAACGCCGGTGACTTCAACAAGACCCGCGCCATGCTCACCGGCATGGCCAACCTCTACGCCACCAACCCAGACTTCCACCCCGCGTTCGGCGGAGCCGCAGCCGCAGACTTTGCCGCCCATGCATTGCGCCACTACGCCCAAAACCTCTGA
- a CDS encoding MerR family transcriptional regulator — MEWTVQELADRAGVSGRTLRHYHQIELLTPDRIGSNGYRYYGPTAVALLQRILLLREAGLSLAAIGEALGSDANPADEIAALEEHLAHLEHERDALERRDRLGRTHAPDATRRPTAADGHDARRLQ, encoded by the coding sequence GTGGAGTGGACTGTCCAGGAACTCGCTGACCGTGCTGGTGTGAGCGGCCGGACGCTGCGGCACTACCACCAGATCGAGCTGCTGACTCCGGATCGGATCGGCTCGAACGGCTACCGCTACTACGGCCCCACCGCGGTGGCACTCCTTCAACGGATTCTGCTCCTGCGTGAAGCGGGGCTGAGCTTGGCTGCCATCGGCGAGGCACTCGGAAGCGACGCGAACCCAGCCGATGAGATCGCCGCTCTCGAGGAGCACCTGGCACACCTCGAGCACGAGCGAGACGCCTTGGAGCGGCGAGATCGTCTCGGTCGAACACACGCTCCAGATGCGACGCGAAGGCCTACAGCCGCGGATGGACATGATGCTCGAAGGCTTCAATGA
- a CDS encoding DUF2268 domain-containing protein, which yields MTVTMIDSAARMRAMVSSPPEDWQDAARRLWQPMAGMYFFIPGGPDLAEVHAQNFGFGPDTAKDAILGAIDTLERADAWGRIERGLDRGLRNLGSENPTLTLPDLTVLLVVGEPTNKHFTNEIRGLSAFGGISGYIAITIWPTDEVLDRLEGIALHELHHNVRYSPGGVVWNPQTVSVGEQVLAEGLADLFAVDLVGQQGFTHFVSQETRTSDAVLRRVSEGLDVTGMQDFAAWVLGDASARLFGATPVGLPTGAGYAAGARIVTAYLDATGQSAAAAVATPAAEILAVALPQLGLEMPTR from the coding sequence ATGACGGTGACGATGATCGACAGTGCAGCCCGGATGCGGGCGATGGTGAGCAGCCCTCCGGAGGACTGGCAGGACGCAGCTCGTAGACTCTGGCAGCCGATGGCTGGGATGTACTTCTTCATCCCTGGTGGGCCGGACTTGGCCGAAGTCCACGCCCAGAACTTCGGGTTCGGACCCGATACCGCGAAGGACGCGATCCTGGGTGCAATCGACACCTTGGAGCGAGCCGATGCGTGGGGCCGTATTGAGCGAGGGCTCGACAGGGGGCTGCGAAATCTGGGCTCGGAGAATCCGACACTGACGCTGCCCGACCTCACCGTGCTGCTCGTGGTCGGCGAGCCCACGAACAAGCACTTCACCAATGAAATCCGCGGCTTGTCGGCCTTCGGCGGGATCAGCGGCTACATCGCCATCACGATATGGCCGACCGACGAGGTCCTGGATCGCCTGGAAGGCATTGCGCTGCACGAGCTGCACCACAATGTGCGCTACTCGCCCGGCGGTGTAGTGTGGAATCCACAGACGGTCAGCGTCGGCGAACAGGTGCTCGCCGAAGGCCTCGCGGACCTCTTCGCGGTGGACCTTGTGGGCCAGCAGGGGTTCACACACTTCGTCAGCCAGGAGACCCGCACCAGCGACGCCGTGCTGCGCCGCGTCAGTGAGGGGCTCGACGTGACCGGGATGCAGGACTTCGCGGCGTGGGTGTTGGGCGACGCGAGCGCTCGCCTCTTCGGCGCGACACCAGTCGGTCTTCCCACCGGGGCTGGTTACGCGGCGGGAGCCCGGATCGTCACGGCCTACCTGGATGCCACCGGGCAGTCGGCCGCGGCGGCGGTGGCCACGCCGGCCGCCGAGATCTTGGCGGTGGCCCTGCCACAGTTGGGTCTGGAAATGCCAACTCGCTGA
- a CDS encoding IS6 family transposase has product MILWAVRWYCRYGLSYRDLEEMMTERGVPVDHSTIYRWVQKYAPELDKQTRWYRQVPDWQARSWRVDETYIRVGGKWCYLYRAITAGGHTLDFYLSPKRNVAAAKRFLAKTLRSNTITGFPRVINTDKAPSLARAIAELKSEGICPQTVEHRQVKYLNNVIEGDHGRLKRILGPKGAFKNRTSAYRTLKGMEAMHSLRKGQGAMFAYGQPNPDAVIVSRVFEAA; this is encoded by the coding sequence ATCATCCTGTGGGCGGTCCGGTGGTACTGCCGCTACGGGCTCAGCTACCGCGATCTGGAAGAAATGATGACCGAACGCGGCGTACCGGTCGATCACAGCACCATCTACCGCTGGGTCCAGAAATATGCTCCTGAGCTGGACAAGCAGACCCGGTGGTACCGACAAGTCCCGGATTGGCAGGCCCGGTCCTGGCGGGTGGACGAGACCTATATCCGGGTCGGGGGAAAGTGGTGCTACCTCTATCGGGCCATCACCGCGGGCGGGCATACCCTGGATTTTTACCTGTCCCCAAAGCGTAACGTCGCCGCAGCGAAGCGTTTCCTGGCCAAGACCCTGAGGTCGAACACGATAACCGGGTTCCCGCGGGTGATCAACACCGATAAAGCACCCTCCCTGGCCAGGGCAATCGCCGAGTTGAAGTCAGAGGGAATCTGCCCGCAGACCGTGGAACACCGGCAGGTGAAATACCTCAATAACGTCATTGAAGGAGATCATGGGCGGCTGAAACGGATCCTCGGACCGAAGGGGGCGTTCAAAAACCGGACCTCGGCGTACCGGACGTTGAAAGGGATGGAAGCGATGCACTCATTACGGAAAGGCCAGGGAGCGATGTTTGCCTACGGGCAACCGAACCCGGATGCGGTGATCGTCAGCCGGGTGTTCGAGGCTGCCTGA
- a CDS encoding sensor histidine kinase — MKGFRAVDAIAAAVLVALSFLGTKFSSLWDLDLWLTITLGIAPVTRKRWPKSTFLVLFAILSVSALRVEITVACILVAGLAAYIVRRDFVEPTRAVATAVLFLGDIVGLAIFTPGLTDTDPLKRAFYVIWSVTLLAACAMMGELRRRTLEAQKELLQRSLEAQRQHIAREIHDLVTHSLTVITAQADGGRYANTEAAKDEALVSIALVGRESLRQMRSVVSYLREGEGHAVSPSIGANDIPELIQQIKGMRVNYNQIGEAPDQLDGAVSLTIYRIVQEALTNAQKHGAGSADLELEWQPDQVKVTVQNPFEVRPSGIGHGITGMRERAELSGGSCESRPIDGLWQVRATLPLGGRA; from the coding sequence GTGAAGGGTTTCCGGGCGGTTGACGCCATCGCAGCTGCTGTGTTGGTCGCCCTGTCTTTTTTGGGGACGAAGTTCTCCAGTCTGTGGGACTTGGATCTGTGGCTCACGATCACACTGGGCATTGCTCCAGTCACGCGTAAGCGTTGGCCAAAATCGACATTCCTGGTGCTCTTCGCAATTCTTTCAGTATCGGCGCTCAGGGTTGAGATAACTGTCGCATGTATCTTGGTGGCTGGATTAGCGGCCTATATCGTCCGTCGGGACTTCGTCGAACCTACGCGCGCTGTTGCTACTGCGGTGCTGTTTTTGGGTGACATCGTTGGCCTAGCGATTTTCACGCCGGGATTAACTGATACCGATCCGCTCAAACGAGCCTTTTACGTTATTTGGAGCGTCACCCTCCTTGCTGCATGCGCAATGATGGGTGAATTGCGTCGTCGAACCTTGGAAGCGCAGAAAGAGCTCTTGCAGCGTTCTCTGGAGGCGCAGCGCCAGCATATTGCTCGTGAAATCCATGATCTGGTCACGCATTCTCTGACCGTTATTACTGCGCAGGCCGATGGTGGCCGTTATGCCAATACTGAAGCAGCGAAGGATGAGGCGTTGGTGTCGATCGCACTGGTGGGCCGTGAGTCGCTTCGCCAGATGCGCTCCGTCGTGAGCTACCTGCGTGAAGGTGAAGGACACGCGGTGTCGCCAAGTATCGGGGCAAACGACATTCCTGAACTCATACAACAGATCAAAGGCATGCGTGTGAATTACAACCAGATCGGTGAGGCACCGGACCAATTAGATGGTGCGGTGTCGTTGACGATCTACCGAATTGTGCAGGAAGCGCTGACGAATGCCCAAAAACATGGTGCCGGTAGCGCTGATCTTGAGCTGGAATGGCAGCCTGATCAAGTGAAAGTCACCGTGCAAAATCCCTTTGAAGTGCGCCCTAGCGGAATCGGACATGGAATTACCGGGATGCGTGAGCGAGCCGAGCTAAGCGGTGGTTCTTGCGAATCTCGCCCTATCGACGGCTTATGGCAGGTCCGCGCTACACTTCCGCTGGGAGGCCGAGCATGA
- a CDS encoding response regulator: MKLALVDDQPLFLHGISQIIGSQSDMELMWQATNGADALDKAQQQPVDVVVMDVQMPILDGISATAQLAEIAPETKSIILTTFDDEEYVLGGLAAGASGFILKDAEPEVLLESIRTVFHGDAVISPRATNRIIHRLQEPQITKVSATDQQRLSDLTYREHEILVAIAKGWTNAEICERFFISMPTVKTHVGRVMAKTNSRDRVHIALLAYRAGLVSREDLLES; the protein is encoded by the coding sequence ATGAAGCTTGCGCTTGTCGACGACCAACCGCTGTTTCTCCATGGCATCAGTCAGATCATTGGTTCCCAGTCGGACATGGAGCTGATGTGGCAGGCGACAAATGGTGCCGACGCTTTGGATAAGGCTCAACAGCAGCCTGTAGATGTGGTCGTAATGGATGTGCAGATGCCAATTCTCGATGGAATTTCCGCAACAGCTCAGCTTGCCGAGATTGCACCTGAAACAAAGTCGATTATCCTCACTACTTTCGATGATGAAGAGTATGTTCTCGGAGGTTTGGCTGCCGGGGCGAGTGGATTCATTTTGAAGGACGCCGAGCCAGAGGTGTTGTTGGAATCAATCAGAACGGTCTTTCATGGCGACGCAGTTATTTCACCACGGGCTACCAATCGGATTATCCACAGGTTGCAAGAACCGCAAATAACCAAAGTTTCGGCCACCGATCAGCAACGACTGTCTGATCTAACATACCGTGAACATGAGATTCTGGTGGCTATCGCAAAAGGATGGACGAACGCGGAGATTTGTGAGCGCTTCTTCATCTCTATGCCCACGGTGAAAACGCATGTAGGCCGCGTGATGGCAAAAACCAATTCTCGAGATCGAGTACATATCGCGCTGCTGGCATATCGTGCCGGTTTGGTTTCTAGAGAAGACCTGCTTGAGTCCTAG
- a CDS encoding ABC transporter ATP-binding protein, with the protein MTTIIETRNLTKKYGSTSVVDKLNLAVSEGSVHGLLGPNGSGKSTTMKMMLGLLKPTDGEIYMLGRPMNRETRGQVLAHVGSLIEQPSAYLHLTGAENLGIAARLLRAEPANVQRAIHLVRLEKHMDKLVKDYSLGMKQRLGIALALLRDPKILILDEPTNGLDPAGIEEIRELIVSLARDEGRTVLVSSHLLSEIEKMATELSIIHQGQLLFQGTQRELFETKLPDVFVETPSPARAAEALRALDPATVSGGLLLGNLSEQDVSEMCVRLVEQGIPITQVVRQHRSLEEVFIGLTGRGGLQ; encoded by the coding sequence ATGACCACAATCATTGAGACAAGAAATCTCACCAAGAAGTATGGTTCGACTAGTGTCGTCGACAAGCTAAATTTGGCAGTATCCGAAGGCAGCGTTCATGGCTTGTTGGGGCCAAATGGATCTGGCAAATCCACCACCATGAAAATGATGCTCGGGCTGCTCAAGCCAACCGATGGCGAAATTTACATGCTGGGGCGGCCAATGAACCGCGAGACTCGCGGCCAAGTGCTGGCGCATGTTGGTTCTCTAATCGAGCAACCGTCGGCATATTTGCATCTCACCGGTGCTGAAAACTTAGGGATAGCAGCGCGTCTGCTGCGCGCTGAGCCGGCAAATGTGCAGCGTGCGATCCACCTTGTGCGCTTGGAAAAGCACATGGACAAGCTGGTCAAAGACTATTCGCTAGGCATGAAGCAGCGACTCGGTATCGCGTTGGCGTTGCTCCGCGACCCTAAGATTCTCATCTTGGATGAGCCAACGAATGGTCTGGATCCGGCGGGCATCGAGGAAATCCGAGAGCTCATCGTCAGCCTTGCTCGCGACGAAGGCCGCACGGTACTGGTGTCGAGTCATCTACTCTCCGAGATCGAAAAGATGGCGACAGAATTAAGCATCATCCACCAAGGTCAGCTCCTATTCCAAGGGACGCAGCGGGAGCTATTCGAAACCAAGCTGCCTGATGTCTTTGTGGAGACCCCTTCTCCGGCACGGGCAGCTGAGGCGTTGCGGGCTCTAGACCCCGCAACAGTTTCGGGTGGGCTGCTGCTCGGAAACCTGAGTGAGCAGGACGTTTCGGAAATGTGCGTGCGTCTCGTTGAGCAAGGAATTCCGATCACTCAGGTAGTCCGACAGCATCGTAGCTTGGAAGAAGTCTTCATCGGGCTCACTGGTCGAGGAGGCTTGCAATGA
- a CDS encoding ABC transporter permease, which translates to MIENLAIEVAKLRRSHVGLFGIGLTVGIVLFTSMGLFKTGKIDSFSVNPDEQWATYLIGYLLVLSLLAPIQLALLASRSVDPEHLAGGWRLNAVAGTWPGMLLRRKFVIFLFILVLLRVVELGVILGAPFTLGAPGPSAEVWGVWVGTAAGALGTSAAMLAIFMWIAARFESQLVVLGVGVLGGLLGIWGMLSPKWLSMINPFGYFAVITPYTFTDAGVIPVQQAWVPWGLFVVIAAASFVFLTHRLNSREY; encoded by the coding sequence ATGATAGAAAACCTTGCCATCGAAGTCGCTAAACTTCGACGCTCTCACGTGGGGCTTTTTGGAATCGGGTTGACGGTGGGCATTGTGTTGTTCACCAGCATGGGGCTTTTTAAAACAGGGAAAATCGATTCTTTTTCCGTGAACCCAGATGAACAATGGGCGACGTACTTGATCGGCTATTTGTTGGTGCTGTCGCTGCTTGCTCCTATTCAACTCGCGCTGCTTGCTAGCCGTTCTGTAGATCCCGAGCACTTGGCTGGCGGCTGGCGTCTCAATGCCGTTGCAGGTACCTGGCCCGGCATGTTGCTCCGTCGAAAGTTTGTGATCTTCTTGTTCATTTTGGTCTTACTGCGCGTCGTGGAATTGGGCGTGATTTTGGGTGCGCCATTCACATTGGGGGCTCCCGGGCCTTCAGCTGAAGTTTGGGGAGTTTGGGTAGGTACCGCGGCTGGTGCCTTGGGCACAAGTGCAGCGATGTTGGCAATTTTCATGTGGATTGCTGCCCGATTCGAATCTCAATTGGTAGTGCTTGGTGTGGGCGTTCTCGGTGGGCTGTTAGGTATCTGGGGAATGCTCTCGCCGAAGTGGTTAAGCATGATCAATCCGTTTGGCTATTTCGCAGTGATTACCCCGTACACCTTCACGGACGCTGGTGTCATCCCAGTTCAACAAGCATGGGTTCCATGGGGTTTATTCGTGGTGATTGCTGCGGCCAGTTTTGTCTTTTTGACCCATCGACTTAATTCAAGGGAGTACTAG
- a CDS encoding ABC transporter permease, producing the protein MLVLIPLISVGYGAGNYSANKEMLTAGWSSYLSQVVLFYGLFFMTIGIAILGSAAWRLEHRGFNWNQLMTMPRGVGGTIAAKIGALVVLVSLMQLMLLLFGIIAGMVLRVPGPLPWVNIAGIVLAILPGAAVASWQSFFSMIIRNFAAPVAIALGGTILTFGVVSAGFEKLMWVLPSALITNTISLGSTAVSTAGDLNLSTLTALVVSSVAFTVLGWGLSVMWLQRVDIRS; encoded by the coding sequence GTGTTAGTACTCATCCCGTTAATTTCAGTCGGTTATGGAGCTGGAAACTACTCGGCAAATAAGGAAATGCTCACTGCGGGCTGGTCTAGCTATCTTTCTCAGGTCGTGCTGTTTTATGGATTGTTTTTCATGACTATCGGTATCGCGATCCTTGGTTCTGCTGCGTGGCGTCTCGAACACCGCGGATTCAACTGGAATCAGTTGATGACAATGCCACGGGGAGTTGGGGGAACAATCGCCGCAAAGATCGGCGCTTTGGTGGTGTTGGTTTCGCTCATGCAACTCATGCTCCTGCTATTTGGCATCATTGCCGGCATGGTACTTCGCGTACCTGGGCCTTTGCCATGGGTAAATATTGCGGGAATCGTATTGGCGATACTACCGGGAGCTGCAGTGGCATCCTGGCAATCTTTCTTCTCGATGATTATCCGCAATTTCGCGGCACCAGTTGCCATAGCACTAGGCGGCACAATCCTTACTTTTGGAGTGGTGAGCGCCGGTTTTGAAAAGCTTATGTGGGTTCTTCCGTCTGCACTCATAACCAATACGATTTCCCTTGGTAGCACTGCAGTTTCTACGGCGGGAGATCTAAACCTTTCTACTTTGACTGCACTCGTGGTCTCGTCAGTGGCTTTTACTGTCTTGGGCTGGGGACTGTCGGTGATGTGGTTGCAGAGGGTTGATATTCGGTCGTAG
- a CDS encoding helix-turn-helix domain-containing protein produces the protein MSHLQDNELASTAATAREALQKINRVLSDTSTNKDVKVVVENSDDVILLPREVATVLREILVNSAAGRSVGVIPMRAELTTQQAANLLNVSRPHVIKLMDDGILPGHKVGTHRRIYAADVQAYKHQRDIDTRTAADDLTALTEEMGLYE, from the coding sequence ATGTCACACCTACAGGACAATGAGCTCGCTAGCACGGCGGCCACAGCCCGCGAGGCTTTGCAGAAAATCAACCGCGTCCTAAGCGATACATCTACCAACAAAGACGTGAAGGTCGTGGTGGAGAACTCTGATGACGTTATTCTTCTACCCAGAGAAGTCGCCACCGTCCTCCGGGAGATCTTGGTTAATTCAGCAGCCGGCAGATCAGTAGGCGTAATCCCTATGCGGGCCGAGCTGACCACCCAGCAAGCAGCTAACCTGCTTAATGTCTCTCGTCCGCATGTCATTAAATTGATGGATGACGGTATCTTGCCAGGACATAAGGTTGGTACGCATCGACGCATCTATGCGGCCGACGTGCAGGCCTACAAACACCAACGAGATATCGATACCCGCACAGCTGCAGATGATCTCACTGCCCTGACCGAGGAGATGGGGCTCTACGAGTGA
- a CDS encoding PIN domain-containing protein, which yields MSGFTVIYDANVLYPTMLRDILIRLAGTGIYQARWTEDILDEVFRNLQANRSDLDPSKLRRTRELMCRAVDDCLVTGYEDLIESLSLPDPDDRHVLAAAIRCGAQVIVTENARDFPQDVMDRYGIEIQGADEFLCDQIDLFGTRVHQAVTY from the coding sequence GTGAGTGGTTTCACCGTTATCTACGACGCCAACGTCCTATACCCCACTATGTTGCGCGACATCCTGATCCGACTGGCAGGCACGGGCATTTACCAAGCCCGGTGGACCGAAGACATCTTGGATGAGGTCTTTCGCAACCTCCAGGCCAACCGGTCAGATCTTGACCCCAGTAAACTACGCCGAACCAGAGAGCTGATGTGTCGGGCTGTGGATGACTGCCTGGTGACTGGGTATGAAGATTTAATTGAGTCATTGTCTCTACCGGATCCTGATGACCGTCATGTTCTTGCTGCTGCCATCAGATGTGGTGCCCAGGTGATCGTCACCGAAAACGCGCGGGATTTTCCTCAAGACGTGATGGATAGATACGGCATCGAGATCCAGGGTGCTGATGAGTTTTTATGCGATCAGATTGATCTGTTTGGCACTCGTGTCCACCAGGCTGTTACCTACTGA